In Longimicrobiaceae bacterium, the sequence TCGTCCTGTACACGTCCACGCACGCGCCGACGAAGCCGTGCGAGCAGCGCATCCGAACGCCCCGAGCGACCCTCGCCGCGATCTTCCTCTTCGGGCTCCCGCTCGGCGCTTACCGCCGAGTCGGCGAGCGTCGCCCCGCCGACACTCCCTCTCCGCCCCAACTCCGCCAGCGCCCGACTACCTACATTCCGAGCCTGTTCCGGAGTCAGCCGCAGGATGCGTACGTAGATATCGAGCGCATCATCGAACGGCATCCGATCGGCCACGAGATCGACCAGGGCGAGCACGTGTCGAACGTGCGTCGAGAGGAGGCGCTCCTGGCAGACAGCGGTCGTGAGATCGACCTGCCGCTGCAACGACCGCGACATACCTTTGATGAGGGCCACTGGCGCGTCCTTCCCGGCGATCCGGGGCGTGAAAGCGAGAGCATCTTACCGCATTAGCGGCCCTTGTCAATGTTTGGGGCCGACCTCGCGAGGCGCAAAATCCATTCCGATTGCCCCCTCAAAAAAAGGCGCCCCACAGAGTTGCAAGGCGCCTGCTCTGGCCGATCCTAACCGGAAGCGTCGCTTACTGCTCGCCCTCGAGGGCACCCGACCCACTCGGGGCGCCGCCGCCGCTCTCATCACTCGACGCCCCTTCGGAAGCGCCCGCCTCGCCCCCGGCCTCGCCAGAGGGCTGCAGCGGCGCGACCTCCGACGTCGTCGGAACGGTGGGCGATGAGGCCGGGGGCTGCAGCCCCTCCCGCAGGATCGAGCTCGAATGGGTGGACCCTCCCGACATCAGCGAGAGCACAAAGCAGAGGACCAGGAAGATCCCCCCTGTCCACCACGTAGCTTTCGTCAGCAGCGTGGTCGCCTGACGGCTGCCAAAAATGGAATCCGTCCCGGCTCCCGCCGCCCCCATTGCGGCCAGGCCTCCGCCCTTACCGGCCTGCAGGAGCACGACCGTGGCCAGCAGGAACGCGTCCAGGACCAGCAGCGTCAGCAGCAGATAGTACACAGAACCTCTTCGCCTCGAGTGATACCGACGGTAAGCTGTCTACTGTAATGGGGGCCGCCGGGACGGTCAAGCAGGAACCGCGCAGATGCGAGCAAATCCTTGCGGATCCAGGCTGGCACCCCCGACCAGGAGGCCGTCGACCCCGTCTTCGGCGAGCAACTCGGCCGCGTTCTCCGGCTTCACGCTTCCGCCATATAGAATCGGGATGCGGGCGGCCAGGTCCTGATCGTAGCGGCGGGCCAGGTAACCTCGCACCGCTGCGTGCATCTCTCGAGCGTCGGACGGCGCTGCGGTGCGTCCGGTTCCGATCGCCCAGACCGGCTCATAGGCGATGACGACGCGGGCCGCATCGCCAGCCTCCAGGTCTTCGTAGACGGCGCGGAGCTGCTCCTCCACAACCGCCACGGCCCGGCCGGCCTCGCGCTCCTCCAGCAGCTCCCCCACGCACAGTACCGGTGAGAGGCCCGCCTGCAAGGCGGCGCCTACCTTCCGGCGCGTATCCTCGTTGGTCTCGCCAAAGAGATGTCGTCGCTCACTGTGACCCACCAGGACCAGCCGAGCCCCGGCTTCCGCCGCCATCGGGGCGGACGTCTCGCCGGTGAAAGCTCCCTTTGCTTCCCAGTGGATGTTCTGCACCCCGAAGACGATCTCTCCGCGGCCGCTGGCCGCCGCGATCGCGGCGCCGAGGGAGATCGCCGGGGGAAAGAGCGCCACCGTGCGGTCCCTCGTGCCGGGATACGCCGCCAGGAAGGCGGAGATGAAGCTCTCCGCCTCCCGGGGCCCCATGTGCATCTTCCAGTTCCCCGCGATGATCGGCGTCCGTAGCATCAGCGGGGCCCCTCGTTGCGCGGGCTCAGCGCCGCCACACCCGGCAGGGTCTTCCCTTCCAGAAACTCGAGCGAGGCACCGCCACCGGTGGAGACGTGGGAGACCTGGTCCGCCAGGCCCAGCTCCGCGATGGCCGCGGCGGAGTCACCGCCCCCAACTACTGTGGTCGCGCCCGCCCGGGTCGCCTCCACCAGGGCATTGGCGACGCGCTCGGTGCCGCCGCGGAACTCCGCGATCTCTGCGACCCCCATCGGCCCGTTCCACAGCACCGTTCCACCGTCGCGAATGATTGCCGCAAAACGCTCCGCCGTCTCGGGCCCGATGTCGAGGGCCATCCAGCCCTCCTCCACGCCGTCGACCGGCACCACCCGGGTTTCGACGCCCGGCTCCATGGCGCGCGCCACAACCAGGTCGCTGGGAAGGACCAGCTTCTCTCCGGAGCGCGCCAGCAGGTCGTTCGCCATGGACAGGCGCTCCTCCTCAACCAGCGAAGAGCCGGTGCTCTTCCCCTGAGCGCGGAAGAAGGTGTTGGCCATCGCGCCGCCGATCAGCAGGCGATCCACCTTGGGAAGGAGCGCTTCGATCACGTCGATCTTTCCGGAGATTTTTGCCCCGCCCAGGATGGCCACGAAAGGCCGCCGCGCGTTCTCCAGCGCACCGCCGAGGTAGGCTAGCTCGCGCTCCATCAGCAGGCCTGCTGCGGCCCAGCCTCCCCGCTCACGGATTACCTCCGCGATGCCGGCGGTGGAGGAGTGCGCCCGGTGCGCCGCCCCGAAAGCGTCGTTGACGTATACGTCGCCGAGATCGGCGAACTGGCGCGACAACTCCGGGTCGTTCTTTTCCTCGCCCGCATGAAAGCGCGTATTCTCCAGCACGAGGATATCGCCGTCGCGGAGCTCACGGGTCGCCTGCACGGCCCCCTCGCCCACCGACTCACCAAGGAAGTCGACCTTCTGACTCACCAGCGAGGCCAGCCGCTGCGCCGCGGGCCGCAGCGACATTTCGGGCACGGGCCTCCCCTTCGGGCGGCCGAGGTGCGAGAGGAGCACCACTCGGGCGCCGCGCGAGGTCAGCCACTCGAGGGTCGGGAGCGTGGCCCGGATGCGGGTATCGTCCGTCACCTCCTGGCGGTCGTCCAGGGGAACGTTGTAGTCCACCCGGACGACCACCCGGCGACCCCGGACCGCGCTCTCATCCAGGTCCTTCAGGGTCAATCGGTCCATGCGCGTCTCCTCAGAGCCGCTCGGCCACGTAACGGGCGAGGTCGACGCACCGGTTGGAATAGCCCCACTCGTTGTCGTACCAGGCCATGACCTTCACCAGCCCCGCCACGACGTTCGTCGACGGACCGTCCACGATCGCCGAGTTGGCGTTGCCGATGAAGTCCACCGAGACAAGCTGCTCATCGGTGTAGTCGAGGATGCCCTTCAGGTGCCCCTGGGCAGCCGCCTTGAACGCCTGGTTCACATCGTCGATGGTGACGTCCTTCTCCAGCTCGCAGGCGAGGTCGACGATCGAGACGTCGGGCGTCGGGACGCGCATCGACACGCCGTCCAGCTTCCCCTTCACCTCGGGGATGACCAGCGAGGTGGCCTTCGCCGCACCGGTCGTGGTGGGGATGATCGACAGCCCCGCCGCGCGCGCACGACGGATGTCCTTGTGCGGTAGATCGAGGATCTGCTGGTCGTTCGTGTATGAATGAACCGTCGTCATGAAGCCGCGACGGAAGCCGAATTCGTCCAGCAGGACCTTGACGACGGGCGCCAGGCAGTTGGTGGTGCAGCTCGCGTTCGAGATGATGTGATGATTGGCCGGGTCGTACTTCTCCTCGTTGACCCCGAGCACGATCGTCACGTCCTCGTTCTTCGCGGGCGCCGAGATGATGACCTTGCGCGCGCCGCCCTCCAGGTGCTTGGCGGCGTCCTCCCGCTTGGTGAAGCGGCCGGTCGACTCGATCACGATATCTACGCCCAGGTCCTTCCAGGGAAGGCTGCCGGGATCCTTCTCCGCGAAGACCCGGATCTCGTCCCCATCGACGGTCAGCGAAGATTCACCCGCCTCGACCGTGCCCGGATAAGCGCCGTGCACGGAGTCGTAACGGAGAAGGTGCGCCAGCGTGCGGGGATCAGTCAGGTCGTTGACGGCAACGAAGTCCAGATCCGTCACCCCTGCCTTCTTAGCGGCCCGCAGGATGTTCCGGCCGATGCGGCCAAATCCGTTGATTGCAACACGTATCGCCATAGCGAGCTCCATGCTCTGAATTTGTAGAAAACCGCGGGAAGGCTCCCGCAGTCCCGATCACCGGCGCAGCTCTGGCAGCGCTCTCGCAAAGGTGAGCACGCTGACTGCGCGGGCTCCTGCCCCGAGTAGCGCATCCGCGCAGGCGAGAGTGGTTGCCCCTGTCGTCCACACGTCGTCCACCACGAGGAGGTGCCGCCCCCGGATCGCTCCGACGCTCTCCGCAGGGACCCGGAAAGCGCCCGCTACGTTAGCCCGGCGTTCTGCCGGATGCAAGGTCGTCTGGGACTCGGTGGACCGGCTTCGCACCAGCACATCCGGCCGGCACTGGAGGCCCCGGATTCGGCAGACTACCTCCGCCAGCAGCCCAGCCTGGTTGTACCCCCGCTGCCGCAGTCGTACGCCGCTCAGCGGCACCGGCACGAGCATCTCCACCTCCTCCTCCGTCTCACGTCCGAGCCACACCGCGGCCATGCGACCCCCCATGAGCGAGGCCAGGCAGTGCCACCCCCCGTATTTGAGCCCGTGAACGAGGCGGTGGGCCGGTCCTTCGAGGACGAACGCGGACCGCAACGACCGGACCGCGGGAGGAAGCAGATCGCAGGTCGAGCAACCCTCCCGCGCGAGGGCCACGGAGGCGGCAGGAGGTCGTGGCGAATCGCACCGGGGGCACCGCGGGCGAGGGATCTCCCGGAGTCGGGTACGGCAGGCGCCGCATAACCGCCGCTCGCTGGCGGACGTCGGGACGAGCGCCCCGCAGCCCAGGCAGACAGGCGCGAAGAGGAGATCGGCAAACCCCGCGAGCAGGGTGCGAGCCGCCGGGTGAAGGAAGGCGCGCATTCGCGGGGCTTGTGGCTACGCCAGGGTGCGTGCGGGTGCTTCAGAGAGCCCGCGTGGCCGCCTCGATCGCCGCACGCATCACCTCCAGGGGCGCGGGAATGCGCCACCAGCGCTCGAACGCGGCGGCGCCCTGCCAGAGGAGCATCTCGCGGCCGTCCGCGGCGGGAATCCCGGCCGCCTGCAGCCGCCGCACCCATTCCGTGCCCCCGTTGCGATACACCATGTCGAAGCCGGCGCGCAGACGGTCGATAAGCCTGTCGGAGAGCGGAAGAGAGTCCCGGGCGTGCAGTCCGAGCGGAGTGGTGTTGATGGCGAGATCGAAGCTTCCGTCCGGAAGCTCCTCCTCCCGCTCCGCGACCCTCGCCCGGAAGGGGGCATCGTGGAAGAGGGCCGCGAGCGCCTCGGCCCGGCCGCGCGTGCGGTTCAGGAGGACGACCTCGCCGGCGCCGCCGTCCGCAAGCGCGGCCAGGGCCGCCCGCGCCGCGCCGCCGCTCCCCACCAGGAGAACGCGGGCGCCCGCGGCCGAGCCCCCCAGCAGTGCCTCGATGGCGCGAGCCGAGCCCACCACGTCGGTGTTGTCGCCGCGGATGCGGTCGCCCTCGGACCAGAAGGTGTTGCAGGCGCCCGTCCGCCGCACCGCCTCGGTCGGCTCATCGACGGCCTGGGCAGCCACCTCCTTGTGCGGCACGGTGACGTTGCCCCCTCCCCCGGCCAGCGCGATCCCTCGCAGCAGCCCGGGAACGGCGGCCCCTTCGCAGCGCAGCGCCAGGTAGACGCCGTCGACGCCGGCGTGGCGGAAAGCGGCGTTCTGGAAGATGGGGGAGATCGAATGGGCGACGGGATTCCCGAGCAGGGCGATCAGGCGCGTCGCCGAAGTGGGGAGGTCCGTCACGGGTGGAGAATCGGCGCCAACCGGTCGAGTGAGCTGGAGACGAGCCGCTCGAGCTCGCGGATGGTCTCCTCGTAGACCTCCTCGGAGCCTCCGAACGGATCGAGGACCGGCGCACCCGCCCCCTCCTCGCCCGCGGCGAAGTCGCCGAGCAGGGCCACCTTCGACCCGCCGCCGAGCCGCTCCACCGCTTCGTAGTGCGAGAGGCTCATCACCAGGATCAGATCCGCCCATTCCACCAGCTTCTCATCGAGCTGAGTGGAGGCG encodes:
- the secG gene encoding preprotein translocase subunit SecG, which encodes MYYLLLTLLVLDAFLLATVVLLQAGKGGGLAAMGAAGAGTDSIFGSRQATTLLTKATWWTGGIFLVLCFVLSLMSGGSTHSSSILREGLQPPASSPTVPTTSEVAPLQPSGEAGGEAGASEGASSDESGGGAPSGSGALEGEQ
- the tpiA gene encoding triose-phosphate isomerase; amino-acid sequence: MLRTPIIAGNWKMHMGPREAESFISAFLAAYPGTRDRTVALFPPAISLGAAIAAASGRGEIVFGVQNIHWEAKGAFTGETSAPMAAEAGARLVLVGHSERRHLFGETNEDTRRKVGAALQAGLSPVLCVGELLEEREAGRAVAVVEEQLRAVYEDLEAGDAARVVIAYEPVWAIGTGRTAAPSDAREMHAAVRGYLARRYDQDLAARIPILYGGSVKPENAAELLAEDGVDGLLVGGASLDPQGFARICAVPA
- a CDS encoding phosphoglycerate kinase; protein product: MDRLTLKDLDESAVRGRRVVVRVDYNVPLDDRQEVTDDTRIRATLPTLEWLTSRGARVVLLSHLGRPKGRPVPEMSLRPAAQRLASLVSQKVDFLGESVGEGAVQATRELRDGDILVLENTRFHAGEEKNDPELSRQFADLGDVYVNDAFGAAHRAHSSTAGIAEVIRERGGWAAAGLLMERELAYLGGALENARRPFVAILGGAKISGKIDVIEALLPKVDRLLIGGAMANTFFRAQGKSTGSSLVEEERLSMANDLLARSGEKLVLPSDLVVARAMEPGVETRVVPVDGVEEGWMALDIGPETAERFAAIIRDGGTVLWNGPMGVAEIAEFRGGTERVANALVEATRAGATTVVGGGDSAAAIAELGLADQVSHVSTGGGASLEFLEGKTLPGVAALSPRNEGPR
- the gap gene encoding type I glyceraldehyde-3-phosphate dehydrogenase, giving the protein MAIRVAINGFGRIGRNILRAAKKAGVTDLDFVAVNDLTDPRTLAHLLRYDSVHGAYPGTVEAGESSLTVDGDEIRVFAEKDPGSLPWKDLGVDIVIESTGRFTKREDAAKHLEGGARKVIISAPAKNEDVTIVLGVNEEKYDPANHHIISNASCTTNCLAPVVKVLLDEFGFRRGFMTTVHSYTNDQQILDLPHKDIRRARAAGLSIIPTTTGAAKATSLVIPEVKGKLDGVSMRVPTPDVSIVDLACELEKDVTIDDVNQAFKAAAQGHLKGILDYTDEQLVSVDFIGNANSAIVDGPSTNVVAGLVKVMAWYDNEWGYSNRCVDLARYVAERL
- a CDS encoding ComF family protein gives rise to the protein MRSAFVLEGPAHRLVHGLKYGGWHCLASLMGGRMAAVWLGRETEEEVEMLVPVPLSGVRLRQRGYNQAGLLAEVVCRIRGLQCRPDVLVRSRSTESQTTLHPAERRANVAGAFRVPAESVGAIRGRHLLVVDDVWTTGATTLACADALLGAGARAVSVLTFARALPELRR
- a CDS encoding shikimate dehydrogenase — encoded protein: MTDLPTSATRLIALLGNPVAHSISPIFQNAAFRHAGVDGVYLALRCEGAAVPGLLRGIALAGGGGNVTVPHKEVAAQAVDEPTEAVRRTGACNTFWSEGDRIRGDNTDVVGSARAIEALLGGSAAGARVLLVGSGGAARAALAALADGGAGEVVLLNRTRGRAEALAALFHDAPFRARVAEREEELPDGSFDLAINTTPLGLHARDSLPLSDRLIDRLRAGFDMVYRNGGTEWVRRLQAAGIPAADGREMLLWQGAAAFERWWRIPAPLEVMRAAIEAATRAL
- a CDS encoding low molecular weight protein arginine phosphatase, producing MESRSSTFSPGTSYNILFVCTGNTCRSPMAEAVARAELERRGWTHVKVASAGTSAEPGAAAAAPAVSVAARRGIDLAPHASTQLDEKLVEWADLILVMSLSHYEAVERLGGGSKVALLGDFAAGEEGAGAPVLDPFGGSEEVYEETIRELERLVSSSLDRLAPILHP